A genome region from Cutaneotrichosporon cavernicola HIS019 DNA, chromosome: 5 includes the following:
- the BRF1 gene encoding uncharacterized protein (Transcription factor iiib 70 kd subunit), which yields MAPPKQCPSCGGREIATDYALGVVLCQSCGLELEKGILVSEVGFTEGAGGRMHVQGTFVSNHSTGINSFRGHGPTSENIKEEGRKRIQMICNQMGILPSVQRGSQRFYSLAVDNKFNRGRRTDYVVASCIYLYSRFEKDALMLIDFSERLQINVYELGATYLKLRAALNLDQVLPEIDPAVYNIRFANRLDFGNKATMVAREASRLVKRFKADWMTAGRRPAGICGACIVIASRMNDFLRTPEEVAQVVKVSPQTIKKRLQEFAQTAMASKSVAEWRSMTDAELEAVNKDELPPIIKEQRAREERKRRRETAFDESSTKPNTRASSRASSRAPTPVASPGTPQKRRRLAPKDTESVPLSGDAAADAALAEVALDIGDEAEEGEEDTNLEELSKEDYVGDIQKAGDDSELARNERRIERRRLFRGVKAVGGDDDDEELDELAADADEYDDNVDAKEDGKEESAATSGGFKDLPDTPSWDDKEAVYAYIEANIFGDEGDLLYATPGDKTARIERWLRGREPKDVISEMRRVQWARHKREYDAKQSVHETMSDIDDDELENIYVMEDGEQAARARMWLSHNARWLEEDKERQIKKAALAEAAEQKRAGRPPRKSSKRQKRTAPFASAREAIDNFASTKKFSSRINMDAIRRLDAGEEYDLQSMPDDDDKDDKIDDKVDDKVDDADDDDEDFEFDIPPGQLIEHKDDTSDEED from the exons ATGGCTCCCCCA AAGCAGTGCCCGTCCTGCGGTGGCAGAGAGATTGCGACTGACTATGCCCTCGGTGTTGTACT ATGCCAGTCGTGCGGTCTCGAGCTAGAAAAGGGCATCCTAGTCTCCGAGGTCGGCTTCACGGAAGGTGCTGGCGGGCGTATGCACGTACAGGGCACTTTTGTGTCCAACCACTCGA CGGGTATCAATTCATTCCGCGGCCATGGTCCCACCTCTGAGAACatcaaggaggaag GCCGCAAACGTATCCAGATGATCTGCAACCAGATGGGTATCCTCCCGTCGGTGCAGCGTGGTTCTCAGCGCTTCTACTCACTCGCGGTCGACAACAAGTTCAaccgcggccgccgcaccGACTACGTCGTCGCGTCCTGCATCTACCTGTACTCTCGCTTCGAGAAGGACGCCCTCATGCTCATCGACTTTAGCGAGCGTCTACAG ATCAACGTGTACGAACTAGGCGCTACGTACCTCAAGCTCCGCGCCgctctcaacctcgaccagGTTCTCCCGGAGATCGACCCGGCTGTGTACAACATTCGCTTTGCGAACCGCCTAGATTTTGGGAACAAGGCGACGATggttgcgcgcgaggcgtcGCGCCTCGTTAAGCGCTTCAAGGCCGACTGGATGACGGCTGGTCGCCGTCCTGCTGGAATCTGTGGCGCGTGCATCGTGATAGCGTCGCGCATGAACGACTTTCTTCGCACCCCCGAAGAGGTCGCGCAGGTCGTCAAGGTGTCGCCTCAGACGATCAAGAAGCGCCTACAGGAGTTTGCGCAGACGGCGATGGCATCCAAGAGCGTTGCAGAATGGCGTTCGATGACTGATGCCGAGCTAGAAGCGGTAaacaaggacgagctccCGCCAATCATCAAGGAGCAGCGGGCTCgtgaggagcgcaagcgccgtCGCGAAACGGCTTTTGATGAGAGCAGCACCAAGCCTAAcacgcgcgcgagcagccGCGCCAGCAGCCGCGCTCCGACCCCCGTCGCGTCGCCCGGTACACCGCAGaagcgccgtcgcctcgctcCCAAGGACACTGAATCCGTCCCTCTGAGTGGCGAtgctgccgccgacgcAGCGTTAGCtgaggtcgcgctcgacatAGGTGacgaggcagaggagggcgaggaggacacgaacctcgaggagctctCGAAGGAGGACTACGTCGGCGATATCCAGAAGGCCGGAGACGACAGCGAGCTAGCGCGCAACGAACGCCGTATTGAGCGCCGGCGTCTATTCCGGGGCGTCAAGGCTGTTggaggcgacgacgacgacgaggagctggacgagCTAGCCGCCGATGcggacgagtacgacgacAATGtggacgccaaggaggatGGCAAAGAAGAGTCGGCAGCCACCTCCGGAGGATTCAAGGACCTGCCAGACACGCCGTCGTgggacgacaaggaggcCGTGTACGCGTACATTGAGGCGAATATCTTtggtgacgagggtgaCCTCCTCTACGCGACGCCCGGGGATAAGACGGCTCGCATTGAGCGCTGGttgcgcggccgcgagccCAAGGATGTCATCTCGGAGATGCGGCGTGTTCAGTGGGCCCGCCACAAGCGCGAGTACGACGCAAAGCAGAGCGTCCACGAGACCATGAGcgacatcgacgacgacgagctcgagaacaTTTACGTGATGGAGGACGGCGAACaggctgcgcgcgcacgTATGTGGCTATCGCATAACGCTCGTtggctcgaggaggacaaggagcgTCAAATCAAAaaggcggcgctggccgaggctgccgagcaGAAGCGCGCGGGCCGCCCGCCACGCAAGAGCTCGAAACGGCAGAAGCGCACGGCGCCGTTTGCGAGCGCACGTGAAGCGATCGACAACTTTGCCAGCACCAAGAAGTTCTCGAGCCGCATCAACATGGACGCGATTCGGCGTCTggacgccggcgaggagTACGACCTTCAGAGCATGCCggacgacgatgacaaGGATGACAAGAtcgacgacaaggtcgaTGACAAGGTTGAtgatgccgacgacgatgatgaggacTTTGAGTTTGACATCCCACCAGGCCAGCTTATTGAGCACAAGGACGACACgtccgacgaggaggactaG
- a CDS encoding uncharacterized protein (Phosphoglycerate mutase family), whose protein sequence is MNNGERRRRMPRVYLIRHGETEWSINGRHTGTTDIPLTQNGVDMVRAMAPRVIGADKLIDPAHVRHIIVSPRARAQVTSRLLFENDMPPDCSWSTEPDIAEWDYGAYEGMLTKDIRKERPGWEIWRDGCPPGHGTPGESPEQMTERVDRVIARIREIHAKAECVPDDEVDYSDVILFSHGHFTRSFIARWCQLPIQAGYNFSSDAGGLAMLGYQHMSLKEPSLLGLNWYTEYQMKTIR, encoded by the exons ATGAACAACGGCGAACGTAGGAGGCGCATGCCGCGTGTTTATCTCATCCGGCACG gcgaGACCGAGTGGTCAATCAATG GTCGTCAC ACCGGCACAACCGACATCCCCCTAACCCAGAACGGGGTGGACATGGTCCGCGCCATGGCTCCCCGCGTCATCGGCGCCGACAAGCTAATCGACCCGGCCCACGTTCGCCATATCATCGTCTCCCCCCGCGCCCGGGCGCAAGTCACCTCTCGCCTGCTCTTTGAGAACGACATGCCTCCCGACTGCTCATGGTCTACAGAGCCTGATATCGCGGAATGGGACTATGGCGCGTACGAGGGCATGCTCACCAAGGACATTCGGAAGGAGCGCCCGGGTTGGGAGATCTGGCGTGACGGCTGTCCTCCCGGCCATGGGACGCCTGGGGAATCGCCAGAGCAGATGACGGAACGCGTCGATCGTGTCATTGCCCGCATTCGCGAAATTcacgccaaggccgagtGCGTGCCGGATGACGAAGTTGATTATTCGGACGTCATTTTGTTCAGTCACGGTCACTTTACGCGGTCGTTTATTGCGCGGTGGTGCCAGCTTCCAATTCAGGCAGGGTACAACTTCTCCTCGGACGCTGGTGGA CTCGCCATGCTCGGATACCAGCACATGTCGTTGAAGGAGCCTT cgctccttggcctcaaCTGGTACACCGAGTACCAGATGAAGACGATAAGATAG
- a CDS encoding uncharacterized protein (Phospholipase/Carboxylesterase), which yields MKLSAAALLLASTAFGASSSLIPSGISSGCTTFLESLNADQNLQTCVNPLIQATNAFSPVSGKNPSSSDLTSALKTMCSASGCDQSYVVGKLNEFYSACRSEIDSGNSKVAELYDVLYVFTPLKGAVCSVDSGSQAYCVNSIRKAGASSNPGPAGSKSFASSVNAVAAIANSAADYLYNAAGFSKRAASQSFASVVTPNATTYRNTNLPFLFLQPDMTKDQLCTSCTRQIMVNYIKYENGIVYGPGLSNSPILGGQSGLWNGIKTVCGDAFTGAIVTEAGGSLPSSNALSRAAVPAVGLVAGVAALVFVL from the exons ATGAAGCTCTCCGCcgctgccctcctcctcgcctccacGGCCTTTGGCGCCTCT TCGTCTCTCATCCCTTCGGGCATCTCGTCCGGATGCACGACGTTCCTTGAGTCGCTCAACGCCGACCAGAACCTCCAGACCTGCGTCAACCCCCTGATCCAGGCCACGAATGCGTTCTCGCCCGTGTCGGGCAAGAACCCGTCATCGAGCGACCTCACCTCGGCTCTCAAGACCATGTGCTCGGCTTCGGGCTGCGACCAGTCCTACGTGGtcggcaagctcaacgAGTTCTACAGTGCATGCCGCTCCGAGATTGACTCTGGCAACTCGAAGGTTGCCGAGCTCTACGACGTTCTCTACGTCTTCACGCCGCTAAAGGGCGCCGTCTGCTCGGTCGACTCTGGCTCGCAGGCTTACTGCGTCAACTCGATTCGCAAGGCCGGTGCCTCGTCGAACCCCGGCCCCGCCGGCTCCAAGTCGTTTGCATCGTCAGTCAACGCCGTCGCGGCCATTGCCAACAGCGCCGCCGACTACCTCTACAACGCTGCTGGTTTCTCGAAGCGTGCCGCGTCTCAGTCGTTTGCGTCGGTCGTGACCCCCAACGCGACGACCTACCGCAACACCAacctccccttcctcttccttcaGCCCGACATGACCAAGGACCAGCTCTGCACCTCGTGCACTCGTCAGATCATGGTCAACTACATCAAGTACGAGAACGGCATCGTCTACGGCCCTGGTCTTAGCAACTCGCccatcctcggcggccaGAGCGGCCTCTGGAACGGCATCAAGACCGTGTGCGGCGACGCGTTCACCGGCGCCATTGTCACCGAGGCCGGCGGCAGCCTTCCCTCTTCGAATGCActctcgcgcgcggccgtcCCTGCCGTCGGTCTCGTTGCCGGTGTCGCGGCCCTCGTCTTCGTGCTCTAA
- a CDS encoding uncharacterized protein (Phospholipase/Carboxylesterase) — MSAPLKHLRMASKEAHTATVIFLHGLGDTGNGWLPVAKMLWGQLPNVKWILPHAPTIPITVNGGYRMPGWFDVITFDRSITPRPEDEAGILATVEAVDKLIQAEVDAGIPENRIVLGGFSQGGAIAVVSQLIGKRNLAGYVSLSTWVPLAHKIEGMARKDAKDFPLFWGHGRDDEIVQYEYGRQSIELLKRLGFVEQPADKVFARPGLVFRSYPGMGHSACNEEIADLAAWLTECLKTEGAN; from the exons ATGTCCGCGCCCCTCAAACACCTCCGCATGGCCTCGAAGGAGGCCCACACTGCTACCGTCATCTTCCTGCACGGTCTCGGCGACACTG GAAACGGGTGGCTGCCAGTCGCTAAGATGCTTTGGGGCCAGCTGCCTAACGTCAAGTGGATTCTGCCGCATGCGCCGACTATCCCTATTACTGTTAATGGCG GCTACCGCATGCCCGGCTGGTTCGACGTCATCACCTTTGACCGCTCCATCACCCCTCGtcccgaggacgaggctggCATCCTGGCCActgtcgaggcggtcgacaAGCTGATCCAGGctgaggtcgacgccggcaTCCCCGAGAACCGTatcgtcctcggcggctTTAGCCAGGGCGGCGCCATTGCCGTGGTCTCCCAGCTGATCGGCAAGCGCAACCTTGCGGGATACGTCTCGCTTTCGACTTGGGTGCCCCTCGCGCACAAGATTGAGGGCATGGCACGCAAGGACGCAAAGGACTTCCCTCTCTTTTGGGGACAtgggcgcgacgacgagattgTTCAGTACGAATACGGACGCCAGTCGatcgagctcctcaagcgTCTGGGTTTCGTCGAGCAGCCCGCTGATAAGGTGTTTGCTAGGCCTGGACTTGTTTTCCGCAGCTATCCCGGCATGGGACACAGCGCTTGCAATGAGGAGAttgccgacctcgctgCTTGGCTTACCGAATGCCTCAAGACAGAGGGCGCCAACTAG
- the LEA1 gene encoding uncharacterized protein (Leucine-rich repeat) produces MRLTPEFVSNTHSHLNPLKERELDLRGLAIPVIENLASHQGTYDTLNLTDNSLTVLGNIPQAHRLHTIHVGQNQISSISPALATNLPNLTTLVLSDNEITSLSTLLPLADTGLRYLSLRGNPVTAAEHYREFVIWKIGRGKLHVLDFQRVKDSERVRAKELFEDSSGAPNELARKLSTSTTGVSGTALAAAKAKGGLKGRLMTPEEKKRVVEALTSASTAEEVRKLERMLADGLIPEGGMEAIAA; encoded by the exons ATGCGTCTCACGCCAGAG TTTGTGTCTAATACGCACTCG CACCTGAATCCGCTCAAGGAGCGTGAGCTTGATTTGCGAG GACTTGCCATTCCCGTCATCGAGAACTTGGCATCACACCAGGGAACCTATGACACGCTCAACTTGACGGACAACTCGCTCACCGTGCTGGGCAACATCCCCCAAG cgcaCCGGTTGCATACAATCCATGTTGGGCAGAACCAgatctcgtccatctcccccGCGCTCGCTACGAAC ctccCCAACCTCACGACCCTTGTGTTGAGCGACAACGAGATCACGTCCCTCTCCACGCTCCTTCCCTTGGCCGACACGGGACTCCGCTACCTGTCCTTGCGAGGGAATCCAGTAACGGCAGCTGAGCACTACCGCGAGTTTGTGATTTGGAAGATTGGGCGGGGGAAGCTGCACGTGCTCGACTTCCAGCGTGTGAAGGACTCTGAGCGTGTGCGTGCCAAGGAACTATTTGAGGATAGCTCTGGCGCGCCGAACGAGCTCGCACGCAAgctctccacctccacgACGGGTGTGAGCGGAacggcgttggcggcggccaaggcaAAGGGCGGGCTGAAGGGGCGCCTGATGAcgcccgaggagaagaagcgcgtcgtcgaggcgctcacGAGCGCAAgcaccgccgaggaggtgcgcaagctcgagcgcatGCTCGCCGACGGGCTGATACCTGAGGGCGGCATGGAGGCGATCGCGGCATGA
- the CDC3 gene encoding uncharacterized protein (Belongs to the TRAFAC class TrmE-Era-EngA-EngB-Septin- like GTPase superfamily. Septin GTPase family): protein MAEQQYAYDSTDGVPDQQVDQAAYADASLSPAPVNGHVSPAPGSTNGDASTANGAAASINVIRKTLASWVGFSNLPNQVHRRSVRRGFQFVAMVVGESGLGKSTLINTLFEDTLYQPKVIPEPGADRGRTVQIESINAEIEENGVRLKLTVVDTPGFGDFVNNDECWKPILDNIEARYDAYLEQENRVNRLKMTDNRVHACIYFIQSTGHALKPIDIEFMKQLHNKVNLIPVIAKADTLTEEEVDVFKRRILADIEHHGINIFQPPSYERDDDETIQENHEIISKIPFAVVGSDHIVPSPDGRQVRGREYPWGVIEVDNEQHCDFVKLRQMLVRTHMEELREHTNDILYERYRTEKLQAMGVAQDESVFKETNPAAKQAEERAMHEAKLKKMEMEMKMVFQQKVQEKEHKLKQSEEELYARHREMKEALEKQRLELDDKKRRIESGRPLTPEKGSKKRFGLGK, encoded by the exons ATGGCCGAGCAGCAGTACGCCTACGACTCCACCGACGGCGTCCCCGACCAGCAGGTCGACCAGGCTGCATACGCCGATGCTAGCCTCTCCCCTGCCCCCGTCAACGGCCATGTCTCCCCCGCCCCGGGCTCAACCAACGGCGATGCCTCCACTGCCAACGGTGCCGCAGCCAGCATCAACGTGATCCGCAAGACGCTCGCGTCTTGGGTCGGCttctccaacctccccaACCAGGTCCATCGCCGCAGTGTCAG GCGCGGCTTCCAGTTTGTTGCGATGGTTGTCG GCGAGTCGGGTCTCGGCAAGTCGACTCTGATCAACACCCTCTTCGAGGACACGCTTTACCAGCCCAAGGTGATCCCCGAGCCCGGAGCCGACCGCGGCAGGACGGTCCAGATCGAGAGCATCAACGCTG AGATCGAGGAGAATGGTGTCCGTCTCAAGCTCACCGTCGTCGACACTCCCGGTTTCGGTGACTTTGTCAACAACGACGAGTG CTGGAAGCCCATTCTCGACAACATCGAGGCACGTTACGATGCCTACCTGGAGCAGGAGAACCGTGTGAACCGCCTCAAGATGACCGACAACCGCGTGCACGCTTGCATCTACTTCATCCAGTCCACTGGCCacgcgctcaagcccaTTGACATTGAGTTTATGAAGCAGCTCCACAACAAGGTCAATCTTATCCCGGTCAttgccaaggccgacacgctcaccgaggaggaggtggatgtCTTCAAGcgccgcatcctcgccgacatcgAGCACCACGGCATCAACATCTTCCAGCCGCCCTCgtacgagcgcgacgatgacgagacCATCCAGGAGAATCACGAGATCATCTCCAAGATTCCGTTTGCGGTCGTCGGCTCCGACCACATTGTGCCATCCCCCGACGGCCGCCAGGTCCGTGGCCGCGAGTACCCGTGGGGTgtcatcgaggtcgacaacGAGCAGCACTGTGACTTTGTGAAGCTGCGCCAGATGCTCGTCCGCACCCACATGGAGGAGCTCCGCGAGCACACCAACGACATCCTCTACGAGCGGTACCGCACGGAGAAGCTGCAGGCCATGGGCGTCGCCCAGGACGAGAGCGTTTTCAAGGAGACCAA ccccgccgccaagcaggccgaggagcgtgcGATGcacgaggccaagctgaagaagatggagatggagatgaagatggtGTTCCAGCAGAAGGTGCAGGAGAAGGAACACAAGCTCAAGCagtccgaggaggagctttacgctcgccaccgcgagatgaaggaggCACTCGAGAAGCAgcgtctcgagctcgacgacaagaaGCGGCGCATCGAGAGCGGCCGTCCGCTCACGCCCGAGAAGGGCTCG AAAAAGCGGTTCGGTCTCGGCAAGTAA
- a CDS encoding uncharacterized protein (2OG-Fe(II) oxygenase superfamily) encodes MAKNQAKKRKRTNPAPAGTVAKMAKPAAPLTPPESDTDALLLPEEVDSAVFVLGTLANNPSALAGKDMKDLKRAVYELHRVLVDGATIGSSLTSRISAALKDYRFTDALVLLYEMYTRRLPPKLGALQRWVRECDATSGADGSPGDSEALRCLDMILRIANHTPGVVPAGESNNANDHVRKSNIWLARPYLGEEGGEIPIWARMRAGTLISPDKLEKKEHPGFRPVNFIRGADRRPPNLYDSTVYHSEPGTIRITPPEQRRAPSKMEVPGVPGAFMVLDVFTPEECLQIVQAASAIGFEKDQAAEGSALLKTSILARNFVWLADSHFLDHFYSQILPFVNPTAPAGPNATGNVRGINARFRVYQYTENQLYRPHIDGAWPAAGLSESGEYMHDSQPADDPLWSRYTLLVYLNSDIPEETGCTTFFMPSNEMGVMDATSVRPIQGAVLCFPHGDTEGSLLHEGSAVGEDGGKIVIRTELLYEAKGFGQFKPPVPILE; translated from the exons ATGGCGAAGAATcaggccaagaagcgcaagcgcaccaaccccgcccccgccgGCACGGTAGCCAAGATGGCGAAACCCGCCGCCCCACTCACCCCGCCCGAGAGCGACACGgacgctctcctcctccccgagGAAGTCGACAGCGCCGTCTTCGTCCTTGGTACGCTAGCCAACAACCCGTCCGCCCTGGCTGGCAAGGATATGAAGGACCTCAAGCGGGCCGTGTACGAGCTCCACCGAGTCCTGGTGGACGGAGCGACGATCGGCTCGTCACTGACTTCGCGTATCTCGGCAGCCCTCAAAGATTATCGGTTCACAGACGCTCTCGTGCTGTTATACGAGATGTACACGCGACGTCTTCcgcccaagctcggcgcgctgcAGCGCTGGGTCCGCGAATGTGATGCGACCTCTGGCGCAGACGGATCCCCAGGCGACTCCGAGGCCCTCCGGTGTCTCGACATGATCTTGCGGATTGCCAACCATACTCCGGGTGTCGTTCCGGCCGGAGAGAGCAATAACGCCAACGACCATGTGCGCAAGTCGAATATTTGGCTCGCTAGACCATACCTCGGCGAAGAGGGGGGCGAGATCCCTATCTGGGCCCGCATGCGCGCCGGAACCCTTATCTCTCCAGACAAgttggagaagaaggagcaCCCCGGTTTCAGGCCGGTCAACTTCATTCGAGGCGCCGACCGCCGCCCCCCAAACCTCTACGACTCGACTGTATACCACTCGGAACCGGGGACTATTCGCATCACCCCGCCAGAGCAGAGGCGCGCTCCAAGCAAAATGGAGGTTCCCGGTGTTCCTGGGGCGTTTATGGTGTTGGACGTGTTCACCCCCGAAGAATGCCTACAGATTGTTCAGGCGGCCTCTGCGATCGGGTTCGAGAAGGACCAAGCTGCTGAGGGATCGGCGCTTCTCAAGACTTCCATCTTGGCTCGCAACTTTGTGTGGTTGGCCGATTCACATTTTCTGGACCACTTTTACTCGCAGATTTTGCCGTTTGTCAACCCCACCGCTCCGGCTGGTCCAAATGCCACCGGCAACGTACGAGGAATCAACGCCCGATTCCGCGTTTACCAGTACACTGAGAACCAGCTTTATCGGCCGCATATCGATGGCGCTTGGCCTGCCGCTGGACTCAGCGAGTCGGGCGAGTATATGCACGACTCGCAGCCAGCAGATGACCCACTTTGGAGCCGGTATACGCTGCTGGTTTATCTCAATTCCGACATCCCCGAGGAGACGGGGTGCACGACATTCTTCATGCCCAGTAACGAGATGGGCGTCATGGACGCTACTAGTGTCCGGCCGATCCAGGGGGCTGTGTTGTGTTTCC CACACGGCGATACCGAGGGATCACTGCTGCATGAGGGTAGCGCTGTTGGTGAGGATGGTGGCAAGATTGTCATTCGGACTGAACTGCTTTATGAGGCTAAGGGGTTCGGACAGTTCAAGCCGCCCGTGCCCATACTCGAGTAG
- the ARC1 gene encoding uncharacterized protein (Putative tRNA binding domain), with protein MSDIAQFVAAAQKADPALSGDQALVQKAEKETESLVGDLKTLNAKLLPLTYLVGNAPSSADVSLYARLNPVMASAPATQHPELPAVLRYFLHIQEQAGVKAAQKELPNAFPPVDIDVNSLPAAVRVAPPAKVKKEKKDKEGAAPEGKKDKKADKAEKKDKAAKGEKKDAPATAAAAEGAPKEGKKKEKKEKAPKAPTAPATPAIPMPSMIDLRVGKVLDVKRHPDADSLYVETIDVGEAEPRIVCSGLVKYMSEDDIRGATVIVVCNLKPVTMRGVKSFAMLLCASEKGADGEKGGVEFVLPPAGSAAGERVYFEGEKYENEKAEALLNPKKKVFETIQPNFSTLDNLEAVWTDPETKTVHRIRTKDGVCKAMSFKGAALS; from the exons ATGTCCGATATTGCTCAGTTCGTTGCTGCGGCTCAGAAGGCCGACCCGGCCCTCAGCGGTGACCAGGCTCTCGTCcagaaggccgagaaggagaccGAGTCTCTCGTCGGCGATCTCAAG ACTCtcaacgccaagctcctTCCCCTCACCTACCTCGTTGGCAacgcgccctcgtcggctgACGTCTCGCTCTACGCGCGCCTCAACCCCGTGATG GCGTCCGCCCCCGCGACCCAGCACCCCGAGCTCCCCGCAGTCCTCCGGTACTTCCTCCACATCCAGGAGCAGGCTGGTGTCAAGGCGGCGCAGAAGGAGCTCCCCAACGCGTTCCCCCCAGTTGACATTGACGTGAACTCGCTGCCTGCCGCGGTGCGCGTCGCACCCCcggccaaggtcaagaaggagaagaaggacaaggagggtGCCGCTCCtgagggcaagaaggaTAAGAAGGcggacaaggccgagaagaaggacaaggccgccaagggcgagaagaaggacgcgCCCGCTaccgccgctgctgccgagGGTGCGcccaaggagggcaagaagaaggagaagaaggagaaggcaCCCAAGGCGCCCACTGCCCCCGCGACGCCCGCTATCCCTATGCCCTCGATGATCGACCTGCGTGTCGGCAAGGTTCTGGACGTCAAGCGTCACCCGGACGCGGACAGCCTGTATGTCGAGACCATCGACGTTGGAGAGGCCGAGCCGCGTATCGTCTGCTCTGGTCTCGTCAAGTACATGAGTGAGGACGACATCCGGGGTGCGACTGTCATTGTCGTGTGCAACCTCAAGCCTGTGACGATGCGCGGCGTCAAGTCGTTTGCGATGTTGCTGTGCGCGAGCGAGAAGGGTGCCGATGGCGAAAAGGGCGGTGTCGAGTTTGTGCTCCCGCCCGCGGGGAGCGCtgcgggcgagcgcgtctACTTTGAGGGTGAGAAGTACGAGaacgagaaggccgaggcgctgctcaaccccaagaagaaggtgtTTGAGACTATCCAGCCCAACTTCTCCACGCTCGACAACCTTGAGGCTGTCTGGACCGACCCCGAGACCAAGACCGTCCACCGCATCCGCACCAAGGATGGGGTGTGCAAGGCCATGTCGTTCAAGGGCGCGGCGCTTTCGTAG